The window GAGAGCCAGCTCCGGGAGTACGCGCGTACCCCGCCGGGGCGGCTGAGGGTGCAGCTCGGCGAGTTCTACGCCCTTCCGGACGTGGGTCTGGACGACGCGGAGATCCTGGACTGGCTCGCGCTGGTCGCCGACCACATCCGGCGAAGTGTCGAGGAGGGGCTGGTCCCGGCGCCGGCGAAGCCGGACACGCACTGGGAGTGGCATGCGAGGTTCCCCGAGCTCGGGCAGTTCCTCGGCGGTTGGTTCTCGCAGGACATGCCCGACGAGTTCGACGGTCACGACGCGGCGGTGGACGACTACGCCGGTACGACCGACCGGCAGCTCGTCGCGCGGCTGCTGGGGGAGAT of the Streptomyces sp. 1222.5 genome contains:
- a CDS encoding contact-dependent growth inhibition system immunity protein, translating into MALTPLEHDRRYGELDQVLRAYAGQQAADTEERPSAALTAYLRHTWHTRPWALAAAESQLREYARTPPGRLRVQLGEFYALPDVGLDDAEILDWLALVADHIRRSVEEGLVPAPAKPDTHWEWHARFPELGQFLGGWFSQDMPDEFDGHDAAVDDYAGTTDRQLVARLLGEIRELLALGLDEGEYAVGAAELGLEVEPPAPYGVSGWLALVAARLG